In Notamacropus eugenii isolate mMacEug1 chromosome 1, mMacEug1.pri_v2, whole genome shotgun sequence, one genomic interval encodes:
- the LOC140517084 gene encoding DPY30 domain-containing protein 2-like, whose protein sequence is MFSPPEGESPETSSSPEGERPVEMYLESDYLKKCLGTCLVRGLAKLVQHQPSDPIEYLAFWIYEYRRQIYANHQRMLEQLRLSEEKMESLLKLEIAQKLKAEEIQFQKAHEEYKKKTVMETYPEQRPRSWPEKFGALKLPPLEEIDESLLSPDRENTMSKTDWKEELSPESNTVTKTASQEESVTGAVKRT, encoded by the exons ATGTTCTCCCCACCTGAGGGTGAAAGTCCGGAGACGTCCTCTTCACCTGAGGGTGAAAGGCCGGTG gaaatgtatTTGGAATCTGACTACCTGAAAAAGTGCTTGGGAACATGTTTAGTTCGGGGCCTTGCTAAGCTGGTTCAGCATCAACCATCGGATCCAATAGAGTACCTGGCATTTTGGATCTATGAATACAGGAGACAAATTTATGCAAATCATCAG AGAATGCTAGAGCAGCTTCGGCTGagtgaggagaaaatggaaagccTTTTGAAACTGGAAATCGCACAAAAACTGAAAGCAGAGGAAATTCAATTCCAGAAAGCACATGAAGAGTATAAAAAA aaaaCAGTTATGGAGACTTATCCAGAACAGAGACCTCGCTCATGGCCGGAAAAGTTTGGAGCCCTGAAATTACCCCCTCTTGAAGAAATAGATGAGTCATTATTAAGCCCTGat AGAGAAAATACAATGTCCAAAACAGACTGGAAGGAAGAGCTTTCCCCTGAATCTAATACTGTTACCAAGACTGCATCTCAGGAAGAGTCTGTTACAG GTGCAGTAAAACGTACCTGA